The proteins below come from a single Clarias gariepinus isolate MV-2021 ecotype Netherlands chromosome 17, CGAR_prim_01v2, whole genome shotgun sequence genomic window:
- the scaf4a gene encoding SR-related and CTD-associated factor 4: protein MDAVNAFNHELFSLMDSKPPISRAKMISITKSAIKAIKLYKHVVQIVEKFIKKCKPEYKVPGLYVVDSIVRQSRHQFGADKDVFGPRFTKNITGTFENLCLCPTEDRSKIVRVLNLWQKNGVFKIEVIQPLLDMAAGSSSSGSVPGVDNGPGGGAASPPSPAREPESHTAASVNSVQVPVPQLQNSDAFAAVAQLFQSSQGQQLQQMLQTFQQPGKPQSPALENNMMAHLQIQASNIQPPTGLAQALPHTTQPTEKKATFDKKLLDRFDYDDEPEGGEETKRDEASSVQPAFGFEEGVQPPQQAPAGFSQAPSQMQHFQQQVMAMNQEHQVLSPNGQSQAFNRMPPQPYPGMIPPGVGHPGFPGPFPPQNNAFPQLMAGQQHQPQEPSGELDARQHQDGGRTRSRSGSRSPKRRRSRSGSRSRRFRHRRSRSRSRERRRHSPRSRSQERRERERERERRQKGLPLIKPDTLSVCSTTLWVGQLDKRTQQQDVACLLEEFGQIESINMIPPRGCAYIVMVHRQDAFRALQKLSRGTYKVNQKAIKIAWALNKGIKSEFKQYWDVELGVTYVPWSKVKMEDLDVFREGGMLDTDTLSPEWKGVQGELETADDAPQNGRGDVVQMDESPALHPVQAAPVQPVGPSGPVGVPPPGFPTAMNIPPPSFPPGVPPPPGPFMRPGFNPMQIPPGFLPPGGMPPIGTAGPPLPTPGIGMPPVGSSVEDLSGNPVGMGTRINREGIDGFSSGPVPPGNPVPPGPPPGMNMQNPPGLLGSRPGAMPLQRPPGMPPPPHLQRFPMPPPRPGMPPMPPQMMPPRGPPQMMHREPPPGSFGMPPPPPSHAIRGPFPPPGPQFRGERNREQERYGGRRQFGGERSEGRERFGGWHEELDSRGGWDRAGSRRDWRSPDGEREREREQGREEERGKRRDRERSTRWDRDDRLDKLEPNGHEMLRDSSSREGQTDSTTEMPHVKAESPAPSKEGSAEPETQSQPAEQTKADQS from the exons ATGGATGCAGTCAACGCGTTTAACCACGAG CTATTCTCCCTGATGGACTCAAAACCTCCAATCTCTAGGGCTAAGATGATCTCCATTACAAAGTCGGCAATAAAAGCCATTAAA ttATACAAGCATGTGGTTCAGATTGTTGAAAAATTTATCAAGAAG tgtaaGCCTGAGTATAAAGTACCAGGACTATATGTTGTGGACTCTATCGTGCGACAGTCACGTCATCAGTTTGGTGCGGACAAGGATGTCTTTGGCCCCCGGTTCACAAAAAATATCACCGGGACTTTTGAGAACCTGTGCTTATGTCCCACAGAAGACAGG AGTAAGATTGTGCGTGTCTTGAACCTGTGGCAAAAGAATGGTGTGTTTAAGATTGAGGTGATTCAACCTCTCCTGGACatggctgctggatccagcagctCAGGCTCAGTTCCAGGTGTGGACAATGGCccaggtggtggtg CCGCATCCCCTCCTTCACCGGCAAGGGAACCCGAGAGCCACACGGCAGCGTCAGTTAACTCTGTTCAGGTGCCTGTACCACAGCTGCAGAACTCTGACGCCTTTGCCGCTGTAGCTCAGCTCTTCCAATCCTCACAAGGCCAACAG CTTCAGCAGATGCTTCAGACGTTCCAGCAGCCCGGGAAGCCTCAGTCACCAGCGCTGGAGAATAACATGATGGCCCACCTCCAGATACAAGCCTCAAATATTCAGCCACCCACAGGTTTGGCCCAGGCCCTTCCACACACCACGCAGCCTACAGAGAAGAAAGCCACGTTCGACAAG aAACTTCTTGATCGCTTTGATTATGATGACGAACCAGAAGGAGGAGAAGAGACCAAGAGGGATGAGGCATCCTCTGTCCAGCCTGCCTT TGGCTTTGAAGAAGGTGTACAGCCACCTCAGCAGGCCCCAGCAGGCTTCTCTCAAGCTCCCAGTCAAATGCAGCATTTTCAGCAACAAGTGATGGCCATGAATCAAGAACATCAG GTTCTGTCTCCAAATGGACAGTCTCAAGCTTTCAACCGAATGCCTCCTCAACCCTACCCAGGGATGATACCACCAGGTGTCGGTCACCCTGGTTTTCCTGGACCATTCCCCCCTCAAAACAATGCCTTTCCTCAGCTTATGGCTGGACAGCAGCATCAG CCTCAGGAGCCTTCTGGGGAGTTAGACGCAAGACAACACCAAGATGGCGGGAGGACACGGTCTAGGTCTGGTTCCAG ATCTCCTAAAAGGAGGCGGTCACGGTCGGGTTCCCGTTCCAGACGTTTCCGACATCGACGATCGCGGTCTCGCTCCAGAGAAAGGCGACGCCACTCACCTCGCTCTCGATCTCAGGAGAGGAGGGAAAGGGAGAGGGAGCGGGAACGTAGACAGAAAGGCCTTCCCCTTATCAAACCTGACACTTTAAGTG TATGCAGCACTACACTTTGGGTTGGCCAACTGGACAAGCGCACACAGCAGCAGGATGTGGCATGTCTGTTAGAGGAGTTTGGCCAGATAGAGTccataaat ATGATTCCTCCTCGAGGTTGTGCCTACATCGTCATGGTTCATCGCCAGGATGCTTTTCGAGCTCTCCAGAAGCTTAGCCGGGGCACTTACAAAGTCAACCAAAAAGCCATAAAG ATTGCCTGGGCTCTAAACAAAGGTATTAAGTCAGAGTTCAAGCAGTATTGGGATGTAGAGCTTGGTGTCACCTATGTACCCTGGTCCAAAGTCAAAATGGAAGATCTGGACGTTTTTAGAGAGGGGGGCATGCTGGATACAGATACACTCTCTCCAG aatggaAAGGGGTTCAGGGTGAATTGGAAACTGCAGATGACGCACCTCAAAATGGCAGAGGTGATGTGGTACAGATGGACGAGAGCCCAGCTCTGCACCCTGTACAG gctgctCCAGTCCAGCCAGTAGGGCCTTCTGGGCCGGTTGGAGTTCCCCCTCCAGGTTTTCCTACTGCCATGAATATCCCACCACCATCATTTCCACCAGGTGTTCCCCCTCCACCTGGACCGTTTATGAGGCCTGGCTTTAACCCCATGCAGATTCCTCCTG GATTTCTTCCTCCGGGTGGCATGCCTCCTATTGGCACAGCAGGCCCCCCTCTTCCCACACCAGGCATTGGCATGCCACCAG TTGGCAGTTCAGTTGAGGATCTGTCTGGTAATCCAGTAGGAATGGGTACCAGGATTAATAGGGAAGGTATAGATGGGTTCAGTTCTGGTCCAG tccCCCCAGGTAACCCAGTTCCACCGGGACCTCCACCTGGgatgaacatgcaaaatccTCCAGGACTTTTGGGGTCAAGACCAGGGGCGATGCCACTTCAGCGCCCACCAGGAATGCCTCCACCACCTCACCTTCAGCGCTTCCCAATGCCCCCACCACGGCCAGGCATGCCCCCCATGCCCCCCCAGATGATGCCACCCAGAGGCCCACCACAGATGATGCATCGCGAGCCTCCACCAGGGAGTTTTGGcatgcctcctcctcctccatcacATGCCATACGAGGTCCTTTTCCCCCTCCAGGCCCTCAATTCAGGGGAGAACGAAATAGAGAGCAGGAGCGCTATGGAGGTCGCAGGCAGTTTGGGGGTGAACGGTCAGAAGGTCGTGAGCGTTTTGGGGGATGGCATGAAGAACTGGATTCAAGGGGAGGCTGGGACAGGGCAGGGTCACGTAGAGACTGGAGAAGtcctgatggagagagagaaagggagagggaGCAAGGAAGAGAGGAAGAACGGGGTAAacgcagagacagagagagaagcaCCCGCTGGGACAGAGATGACAGACTTGACAAACTTGAGCCTAATGGACACGAGATGCTCAGAGACTCGAGCAGCCGTGAAGGCCAAACCGATTCTACAACCGAAATGCCTCACGTCAAGGCAGAAAGTCCAGCGCCTTCCAAAGAAGGCAGTGCAGAGCCAGAAACTCAGAGTCAACCTGCAGAACAAACGAAGGCTGATCAATCCTAG